From the genome of Uranotaenia lowii strain MFRU-FL chromosome 1, ASM2978415v1, whole genome shotgun sequence, one region includes:
- the LOC129738914 gene encoding cathepsin B-like, with translation MLRFVVLALALSHVSFAQQTSDRAIQKSLTEAVNKNTNQWVAGPYPVPLTFFKTGVKKQNGTKTLPISSSSFLRQAYRDIPEEFDARTQWPKCNSIREVRDQGCCGSAVVVAAVSVMSDRWCVNSPAKDNFYFGEFELLCRKEGREEACNGAELNQPWDYWVKYGIGSGAPYGREGACHSYPFTTCNSTNPREQAPACSNPCQDRRYGRSGYRVAASEDAIKSEIFRYGPVMAVFNVYDDFRAYKSGVYKHVTGEGKGTHVLRIIGWGVEDGVKYWLTANSWGANWGTSGFVKIARGSNECGIESNVFAGLPDYEKHLRSYSSY, from the coding sequence ATGTTGCGTTTCGTAGTACTTGCCTTGGCCCTGAGCCATGTCTCTTTCGCTCAACAAACCAGCGATCGGGCGATCCAGAAATCGCTGACCGAGGCCGTCAACAAGAACACCAATCAATGGGTGGCTGGACCTTATCCGGTGCCGTTGACCTTCTTCAAAACTGGAGTCAAGAAGCAAAACGGAACCAAGACGCTGCCGATTAGTTCGTCATCTTTCCTGCGTCAAGCGTACCGGGACATCCCGGAGGAATTCGATGCTCGCACCCAGTGGCCAAAGTGTAACTCAATCCGTGAAGTTCGCGATCAGGGATGCTGTGGATCGGCTGTCGTTGTTGCGGCCGTTTCTGTGATGAGCGATCGTTGGTGTGTCAACTCGCCAGCCAAGGATAACTTCTACTTCGGAGAGTTTGAGCTGCTGTGCCGCAAGGAGGGACGCGAGGAGGCTTGTAATGGCGCTGAACTGAACCAACCTTGGGATTACTGGGTTAAGTACGGTATCGGAAGTGGAGCTCCTTATGGACGTGAGGGTGCCTGTCATTCGTATCCATTCACGACCTGCAACAGCACCAACCCCAGAGAACAGGCCCCAGCTTGCTCCAACCCTTGTCAGGATCGCCGTTATGGACGTTCCGGGTACCGCGTCGCTGCTAGTGAGGACGCCATCAAGTCCGAAATCTTCCGCTATGGACCCGTTATGGCCGTTTTCAATGTCTACGACGACTTTAGGGCCTACAAAAGCGGTGTCTACAAGCATGTTACAGGAGAGGGTAAGGGAACTCACGTGCTCCGTATTATCGGCTGGGGTGTCGAGGATGGCGTCAAGTATTGGCTCACTGCCAACAGCTGGGGTGCCAACTGGGGAACCAGTGGTTTCGTGAAGATTGCACGTGGCTCCAACGAGTGCGGTATTGAATCGAACGTTTTTGCTGGACTGCCAGACTACGAGAAGCACTTGCGCAGCTATTCTTCTTACTGA
- the LOC129759979 gene encoding cathepsin B-like encodes MNNSQRLQSDQQLGLDHLSNMLRFVVLAVALCHVSFAQQTSDQKTLIETVNKNTNQWVAGPYPVPVTFFKTGVKKQNGTKTLPISSSHFLRQANLDIPEEFDARTHWPNCTSIGDVRDQGCCGSASVVASVSVMSDRWCVNSPTKDNFNFGEFELLCRKRGREKVCNGADTNDVWHYWIEKGLGSGAPYGQKGACHSYPFTTCNGFEEPKEPYCVNLCRDRRYGRSLYGIWHSEEAIKAEILRHGPVLASFNVYADFSSYKTGVYKRVTGAISGTHLLRIIGWGVEDGVKYWLAANSWGANWGIGGFVKFARGSNECGIESNVIAGLPDYERHERSNSSY; translated from the coding sequence ATGAATAACTCCCAACGTTTGCAGAGCGATCAACAGTTAGGTTTGGATCATCTGTCCAATATGTTACGTTTCGTAGTACTTGCCGTGGCCCTGTGCCATGTCTCTTTCGCTCAACAAACCAGCGATCAGAAAACGCTGATCGAGACCGTCAACAAGAACACCAACCAATGGGTGGCTGGACCATATCCGGTGCCGGTGACTTTCTTCAAAACCGGAGTCAAGAAGCAGAACGGAACCAAGACGCTGCCGATTAGCTCTTCACATTTCTTGCGCCAGGCTAACCTAGACATACCGGAGGAATTCGACGCTCGCACTCATTGGCCAAACTGTACCTCGATCGGTGATGTCCGCGATCAGGGATGCTGTGGCTCGGCTTCCGTTGTTGCTTCCGTTTCTGTCATGAGCGATCGCTGGTGTGTCAATTCGCCAACCAAGGACAATTTTAACTTCGGAGAGTTTGAGCTGCTGTGCCGCAAGAGAGGACGTGAGAAGGTTTGTAATGGTGCTGACACGAACGATGTCTGGCATTATTGGATCGAGAAAGGTTTAGGAAGTGGAGCTCCTTATGGGCAGAAGGGTGCCTGTCATTCGTATCCGTTCACGACCTGCAACGGCTTCGAGGAGCCTAAGGAACCGTATTGCGTCAACCTTTGCAGGGATCGCCGATATGGACGTTCCTTGTACGGCATCTGGCATAGTGAGGAAGCCATCAAGGCTGAAATCCTTCGGCACGGACCCGTACTTGCCTCTTTCAATGTCTACGCCGACTTCTCTAGCTACAAAACTGGTGTCTACAAGCGTGTTACTGGAGCAATCTCTGGAACTCATTTGCTCCGGATCATTGGCTGGGGGGTTGAGGATGGCGTCAAGTACTGGCTGGCTGCCAACAGCTGGGGTGCCAACTGGGGAATCGGTGGCTTCGTGAAGTTTGCCCGTGGTTCCAACGAGTGTGGAATCGAATCGAACGTTATTGCTGGTCTGCCAGACTACGAGAGGCACGAGCGCAGTAACTCGTCCTATTGA